The Arachis hypogaea cultivar Tifrunner chromosome 14, arahy.Tifrunner.gnm2.J5K5, whole genome shotgun sequence DNA window GGAATGAAATTATTGAATGAAACGTGCAAATGCAACTAATTGTAATATCTTCAGTTTTGGGGCATTATTACTGAGTCTAAAATACAAACTTTGACAGTTAATTCATTTCCTCAACTAAATTGTTGTCTTTTGTAAGAAAAATCATCCAATTAGTCCACGATTACAGCATTTACTCGTTGAGTGTTTGGTAAATATTGTAATAAGAATCTTTTTAACTTATCTGAAGTTATATCTAAACTGTACTGCTTTAAAATATGGAATATATATGTTTTTAGGATTTAACTAATATCCTAAAGAAACTAGTTGAAGTGTGGAATGTAAAAATTTTGTATTGGAaggttaaaattttcaaaatgtttattgtagaaatattaaaagttagatAAACATTCTAAAATAGATAATCTTAATTAGTGTTTGAGAAGTGATAGAAAGAGAAGCAATCAGATAAAAAGAAAACTTCGATGATTACTAAATACTTTAATCTCTTTAAGATAATGAAATAGCTTAATTTATTCCATTAGTGAAAGGTAGGGAAAAAATATTCATTAGAGTAAAAAATATGGAATTCTGACCCGTTTAACTGAGTCGGGTTTAACCCGAAATCTACTTACTACACACATAACACACCACAAGTACACATGATGATACatacacacacatacatacatacatacatacatacatgttacgagacatacatacatacatcatcatCACCTTAGCTTCCCTGAGACAGACACTCACCACCTTAAGGCGTTAGTCTTTGGGGGAAAAGAAAATGGCAGCCAGCACTACTTTCTCTCTCTGTTTTGCTGctgcgtcttcttcttcttcttcttgtaatCATAATTCTAATCCTTTAACGCCATTGAATCAGAGGCCAAGGCCTTTGGGAATAGCGAATCGCTTCGTTTCGTCTTCGGTGGCTGCGCCTTTGTCTTCTCTGTGCTTCGGTGCTTCTGCTTCTGTATTCAGCTCCAAAGCAAGGATTTTCACGGCGTTAGCAGCGGTCGTCGATGAAGAGACGGCGGTTGCGGAACGGGAGCGTGGTTTGGCGGAAAATGATGGCGGTTCCGACGAGGAAGAGCAGTGGAAGATGCCGAGAGCGACGGAGGTTTACGTCTGCAACCTTCCAAGGAGCTGTGACACCGAACAGCTACGTCAGATGTTCGAGCCTCACGGAACTATTCTATCCGCTGAGGTACCTTCATTGCTCAATTATTATTCATGTattgtttaattttcttgttcaacATTCTTTAATCCTAATTGAACTTTACTGTGCTGTCATGGAAGCGAAACCCTTTGATGATTGTTTCTCTGATTTATGCACAAGCTTTCTCACTATCAAGTTAACTAGTAAAATATCTGGAAATGTTGTCCTGAAagcccaaaacttttattttactaTATATTTGTGTGTGTGTTTGAAGAATTTCATAGCTTCTTCACTTTACTTGTTTCCAATCCATCATGAAATTAGCTACGTCCCTGTATACAAGTTGTATGTAAAGCTTTGATTATGCTGCACAGAGCCACAGATATAAATACGAGTATTGAATACCATAAAATATGATACGTGAATGAGTATAAAGCAATGTAGATTAAGTATAAGGTCACTTTCTCATATATAAAGCTATTGTTTAAACTTCTACAAAACATTTATAAGCAGCAGTATTTGATATCTATATGTGAGCAAAATTGAAGTATTTGTGCATAATAGGTTTTTATCATTCATTGTATGTCCAAAAGTGGCACTATGCCTTGTTCTCTTAGTTAATCAGTCTGCTGCAGGTTTGCCGGAATGCTGATACTGGTGAGAGTAGAGGATGTGCTTATGTGACATTGTCATCTGTTGCCTCAGCAAGAAATGCAGTCACTGCCTTGGATGGATCGGTTAGTTTGAAACTGCCTTCCACACTCTATTTCATTTTCATCATTGTGCCATGCCTATAACATCTGAAGTCTTGTTTCTCATTCATTTTGTGCTACTCAAGGATGTTGGTGGACGGGAGATGCGGGTTAGATTCTCAGTTGAGATGAATCCCCAGAGGAGGAACCTTGAGACTGCGAATGCTTCACCAAAGAGAGTTGTATACTATGAAGCTCCTCATAAGTTGTATGTTGGGAATCTTGCTAGGGCAGTTAGACCTGAAGAGTTGAGACATCTTTTTAGCAAATTCGGCAATGTGGCTAGTGTAAGATTGTTGAAAGATCAGAAACAAGGGCGAACCCGAGTTTATGCGTTTCTCTCTTTCCTATCGGAGAAAGAACGTGATGCTGCATTGACCCTGAATGGAGCGGTAGGATATAGTTCTATCAACTTCTCAATGTTTTGTTTCCGATTTCACTTATTTGTATTGCCTATCATGTATGGTGTTTCTTGCAGGAACTTTGTGGTCGGACGTTGGTGGTTAGAGTGGGTATAGACAAGGGTGAAGCTTAACAGGAGGATCAGAATCTGCATAGAGATGGTTGCAATTTATCTGTTTATCGGTAACTATAAttacttttctgttttctttgcaCAATGTATTGAATCATTTTCCCCCTCTATCACTATTGCATATAAAGTTTATGAATGGGTGATGTATTGAGAAAAGTTTTATGGCATGAGGTAACAGAACATCCCATTTAGATGTATGCTCTTTGCAAAATCCTCAAGTTTACTAATACTCCTTAGATGTTGAACACAAGAAGATTGGATTTTATGCTAAAATTTGGTTTGATGATTACTTGaacaaatcaagaaaaaaaatagcacacACCCCCTTGGTCTATATATTAGTTTAAGCCGATACATGTTGATGGGATGACTTTAAAGcagctttttcttttttaattttgtttgggaTTTCCTTCCTTTACTGCTTGATTTGTGTTTCCCAATCTGAATAAAGTTTTTTGTCTCCCTTCTTTTTTTCCCTTCTACAATGTGTAATAACTATATTATCTCTATCTGAAATAATGAATCGTGCAGAGTACTAcccaaaataaatgaataaaaattgaATAGTGCAGAGTAATAATGATTTACGTACTTTAGAAACatctaaaaacttttcatctcACACTTGCTAAACACAATTGTATTAACTAAAAAAGACACAACAGTAACTTGAAAGTATAAACGTAAAGGAAATTGAGTTCATACTCTTATTAACTATAAGCTCTAGTTTCTAGATTTTAGACAACAAACAGTACTCTTCATCCATCCAACTATGCCTGCACTAACACCAATGCATGGTAGGAATTCCTGTTTCTTGATTTTGACTCAAAACACCATCTTCAAGCACATAAATATGTCTTGGCTGAAAGCACTTCCCAATGCTAGCCCAGCAACAAGTCCACCACCATAGCCAATCAAAATTATTTTCCAGTTGAAGAAAGGTTCTGATTTGGAGTCTTGATCACCATCAAATGTAAGTGGTGGAGGCTTAGCATGATCACATTTTTTAGACACCTGCATCCCACGAAGGCCTCGGTTTCCCATGAACGAATTGTTTTCAAATATGTTGAATCGCTTACTTTCTGGTATTGGACCTGAGAGATTGTTGAAGGACACGTTAAAGAACTCCAGAAATTTGAGTCCTATTAACTGTTGAGGAATTTGTCCTGAGAGGCGATTGCGAGAAAGATCCAATGCTTCAAGATTAGAAAGCTTTCCAAAGGATGATGGAATATTGCCAGAAAGCATGTTATTTGACAAGTTGAGCAAAACAAGACGCGTCAAATCCCCCATGACATTTGGAATTTCTCCAAAGAGTTTGTTGCTTGAAAGATCAATGGCTATCATAAAATAGAAGTCCTGTTGAAGCTCCTGATAATCCATAACAACCCCTTTGCTAGACATTGTGAATGAATAGGAAATGTCTCTAAAGTCTAAACCAATACTGATTTGGAAATTGAATAGTGCTGTCCTCATATTGTAGTTGACTTATGTTGGAAGCTGTCACGGATTCCAATTCCTAATCATTTCTGGAGCCAAATTTCTAGAGAATTCATTGTGAGAAAGATCAATGATATGAAGCTTGAGAAATGTGCATCTTGTTGGGCACATTATAGCTCCATGAAATTCATTAGATCGTAAAGCAATAACTTTCAACTCTGGAAGAGTGCTCAGCCAATAAGGAAAGGAATCATTGATTTGGTTATGGCTCACATCAAGAAATTCTAGCCTTTTACAATTGACCAAAGCTCTTGGTAGCTTACCTTTCAAGGTATTATTGCTGAAATCAATCATCTTCAGGTTACTCCCAGCCATATATGTTTGAGGAATGGGGCCAACCAATTTGTTTCCTTGGAGCATCCAAGCTTGAAGAGATTGGCTAATGCTTCCCAAGCATGAAGGTCTCACACCACTTAAGTTATTATAGGAAAAATCAAGAATCACAAGTGATTTCAAATTGCAAATCAATGGGGATATTCTTCCTGTCAATGAATTGCCATAAGCAAACAAACTCTGGAGATTTCTTTTTCTCCACATCCCACAGGGTATTGACTTTATATCATTGTTTCCCACATCAATACTTCCCAACGGATCCAGTTCTTGAATAAAAGGGGGAAACTCCACCAAATTGCATGACGCCAAGGATAAAGCTTCTAATGGAGGGAGAGTtacatttttaaaatcttttccaggGAACAGAGTGAGTTTGTTGTATGACAACCCAAGAAAGAAAGCATTTTGAGCTTCAAAAACATATCAAGGTCCAACCGTCCTTCCAACTCATTGTTGTctaaagaaagaaaagcaagatTCTCTAGTGTAAAAAGAGAGTGCGGAATTTCACATCTAAGGTTGTTTTGTTGAAGATTCAGAAAATGTAAACTAGTTAGGTTCACTATCCAAGATGGAATTTCcccacttaaattgcatgaaaacaaATCTAACTCCTCAAGTGGAGGAATGTTTTGTGAGCATATCAGGTATAGAAGATGAAATAGTCACAAAACTAAGACGGAGGACTTCAAGACTAGTTGCATTTTGAATCAAGCTTCTTAGAGTGGATATCTTGAGTTGCAACTTGTTGATTGGATTTGGAAGAATATACTCAAAATAACTACGCAAATCAAGAATCAACAGGTTGCGCAAATGCGAAATTTGAGGTGGGACTTCACCAAAGAATTGGCTGCTGCTAAGATCAATGCCAATCACATTACCTTTTCAGCTCATCGCATGGACGCCATGCCACGAGCAGCAATCTGTGTTGGAATCCAAGAAGTTGTTTTGGGATGACTCAGAGGATCCTAAGAAGCATACTCAGTAATCACAAAGCTTTGCTTAAATTGCAACAAGGTACGGCTTTCATCTTCGTGATATGCATGATGATGAAGGGAAGCTGAACCATTTGCAATAATCTATAAAGCACAGACACTTTGTTGCCGTATCCACATATTGGACACATTTCGGATATGACACTTGTCTGACACGTGTATCTGCTGTGTTTAACTATGTCTTACTAAAAAACACAAGATTCTACTCCGGACAcgtttggacacacctaaataccatcgtGTGTTCagttcttaacatatatttttgaaataaaattagaagtagcgtatattattatttattaaaacaaaaaatattttaaatactttatatcattaaaataagatattaaaaataattaaaaaataatttatgttttaatatcaataaaataacaaaatatcattacaattcatctataaaatattttatattttatatatatatgtttatctctatatcttataaaattttaaaatttatgtgtcAACATGTCCCGTATCGTGTCATGTCTCGTGTCTATGTCAATATCCGTGCATCATAGTCAataagaccatctccagtagggaactcatTTCAGTCCCTATTTAtagcccacctgtcataaaaagtgaTTCCACATCAGATTTTGTGTTATTAccaataaataggaactcaaagaatctctctcttctccattagaaggaactaactttaatccctattgtggtcccacttaattaattaattaaagtaattaaaattaatataattattatttttttataataatattatttaaatttataaattcaaaataattcaatattataaaatattaaaataaataacttaaatttgattagtattttaaattttataaataaaaataaataatccaactaaaaattattttataatatataaaaattaaatttattttttatgtaaaataaatttaattaattatgatttaatataacaatataaataatatttgatattgatttaacataattatttatattaattataatttaatataactaattattaaataattaatataaataattaattaaataaatatataagtatttaatatatatatttaatatattttttattttttttattaacttaccaCATGGCATGATTTTATTGGTTGTTGCAAGTCCCTGTTTAGAGGGACTTTCAACTTTGATCCCCGTGAAGAACCCTCTTTTCCTTTTCACTCCAATAGTAATTGAGTTCCCATATGTTAGAAGATGAACTCTATTTCTTAGCATTGGAGTTGCTCTAATAGTAATGACAAGAGCGaataaagaagaggaagaaattgcATTGACAAAACAAGAGACAACAAGAGCAACCccatttttatatatttgtttaaAGGTTTTTCATGGAATGTATGACACACACGAACGGTTTTTATACTAAAGGACTCGAAGGTGATGACTTAGATATATAAGAAGAAAATGATTACATCTGATCACCATTTTATTTGATTGTATACTCACAAAAAGTAGGCGAGGGCAGGAAATTCGACAAAGACATTCAAACCAAAGATATTAACTTGTCAAGTGTGGCCCAAATGCTTCCACTAACTCAACGTACTCTATACTCATATGACTTGAACTATTGACTTAACAAGTCAACTTATCATGTTCATCACACTATtgaattatttattcttaatttttttaaaaatatttattatgaataaaaaattaataatactatgTGAAGATAAGAATTTCGCTGGCATACAACTCCAACTTCAAATTCGAGTGGCTTAATTTAATTGCTTAAATTAAAGAAATCCACTGatggaataaaattttaaaacaggAAAAGGatgtgattttaaaataaaacaagaacAACCCCATTTTTATACATTTGTTTAAAGGTTTTTCATGGAAAGTATGCCACACACCAAACCGTTTTATACTAAAGGACTCGAAGGCGATAACTTAGCTATATAAGAAGAAATTAAGAGAATAAGTCTTTTTTGTTACACATCTGATCACCATTTTATTTGTATGTATTATGTAGATCTACCATGTTACTGTAGGAAATTAGCTGTTAGAATTAACTTGTATCATGGTAACTCTAggaaaaattttattagaatttgcTATTACGTTGAAATATTTATATGATTTTatagtatatttattatttttaattttaatatttaaaaataaacaaaaataatagaatgaatgattataaatatttttaaaatatcatttatatttatgctctaaaatatataaatattgttTTTTCGTGCATTTTGGGCAAGAAAAATTGGTTTCCTTATCCCTTATATTGGTGTTGTGCGAATATTTCAGCATATAAATGAGAGAATTTTGTAGTTGAAGTTGACACTATTTGTTCATTTTGGACAAAAACTAATGACATTATCTCCACTAACTTTGTGTCAATTTTCTCCTGTACATGGTCAATTTTTATGGTGCTGGTGCACTTAATTAAATTTGGATTGGAAGTTCAAGTCCATAAGCTCAAGTCTTCTCTAATTCCATAGTCAACACGAATTCATGTTCATATAAGTTCTATCCACAATTTGGAGAAAAAATTTATGCTTGTAATTCTGATAGCTTAGTGCTGACAGCATAATATTTTAAAGGTTGTTGTTAATAAAGGTTGTTGTTAATTAAGTGCCTTAAAAATACTACGTAAAGATattacagaaaaataaagaaaatataaaacaaatattaattttttcaattttgttgatacattcaatgcattaaaaattaaatatttttttatttattccctTTAAACAACATTCTTATTCTTTAATCAAATCCTATTTAAAGTATCTTTCTCTCGATAAATTCGTCTTTAACAGTTATTTATATGGCTTCATAGTAAATTGGACTCATAATACTAATCTTATTGATGGGCATCCAATTCAACCCAATTTTTTTGGATAGGATTGATAACCTGACCTTAAGGATCTAGTTAAGAACACTAGAATAGAACGGATTGAGCTGCGAGTAGGGTCGGATGTGAGTTTAGACCTAATCCTATTCAACCAATTTGTACTTCTAATATAGtatagtatttattaaaaattattatacatgtatAATGAAGTTGATAGAGATCAAATTTAACTCACCTCTTCTcccttttataattttaatatgaattttattataattttgtttttttttttattttaatatggacttaattttatcttttttaattaatatatttatgaaatATGAAATGATTAAATATTGGGTGTgattgaaaataattaatttattgcatATAAGATTGGATAAAGTTGAATGTAGAACTTTAAGATATGAATAGAGTTAGCGTTAAGGATTCTTAATTTACAAATAAGATAaggttaaattttaaaaaaaattaaggggcctgctacacatacaagtaaaaaggccgtacaagttttacaagttatcagcccaaacttcattaacacgcgcattaactcattttgaatggagcgtaactacacgcgccccactcaaacggttcctcttcgtcttcttcttcttcttcttctcttcttcttcttcttcttcgtcttcgtcttcctcttcctcttcctcttcctcttcctcttcgtttttttttcgattttcatggtttctaaaattctttttcttcttcttgctgcacgttcttcttcctcttactcttcttcttctccttttctttcgtttctgcacgttcttcttcctcgttttcctctttttcttcttcttcatttacgtcttttctctctgttttctcttttttttcgatttttcatggtaaaatcgtttttgaagaagaagaagcagcagaagatgaggaggagaaagagaaagagttctgaattatgcataagatgtacttcaacgaattttgggtgtattttcttaaatcctttgggtgtattcctataatcgtttgggtgaattcttgtaaccgtttgggtgtattttctgtaatcctttgggtgtatttctgtaatcatttgggtgtatttgagtgatatctgactgatatttatgggtgtatttttcatttcagaaaaaatggcaggcagaaaccaagctgaaaaaaatgtaagaacaaatatatgtcttcgaccaaatcagtttttcataatagaaatatatctaactctaattttgctttgtttacagcaaatcaAAGACCTAAAGTGTGCAACCCATCTGTTGagtgagaaattcagaaatatgagcgaggagaagtgatgcaataagactgtccaggccatcctcattgttattgagtccattttgtcagatagattctaatgatattgtcactgattaatgtaactgttatatactcttgtaagaaattgaacacatggtgtaaatatatttgatccaattataagtaaattttttttccataattaaactctctctggtgtattcaaaatgtctgatttacaggtactataatatgaagtggtgatccagatagattgaaacccatatatgacggtctgcatagagatctgcataatacacccaaacacagactataaatacacccgataaaaaattaaatttacacctctactgcagattttaacccaacactacctgaaagccacttgttgtccacaagaccaaaattaattaaactctctctggtgtattcaaaatgtctgatttacaggtactataatatgaagtggtgatccagatagattggaacccatatatgacggtctgcatagagatctgcataatacacccaaacacagactataaatacacccgataaaaaattaaatttacacctctgctgcagattttaacccaacactacctgaaagccacttgttgtccacaagaccaaaattaattaaactctctctggtgtattcaaaatgtctgatttatagGTACTATAATaggaagtggtgatccagatagattggaacccatatatgacggtctgcatagagatctgcataatacacccaaacacagactataaatacacccgataaaaaattaaatttacacctctgctgcagattttaacccaacactaccagaaagccacttgttgtccacaagaccaaaattaattaaattctctctggtgtattcaaaatgtctgatttataggtactataatatgaagtggtgatccagatagattggaacccatatatgacggtctgcatagagatctgcataatacacccaaacacagactataaatacacccgataaaaaattaaatttacacctctgctgcagattttaacccaacactacctgaaagccacttgttgtccacaaggccaaaattaattaaactctctctggtgtattcaaaatgtctgatttacaggtactataatatgaagtggtgatccagaattccaaatagattggaacccatatatgacggtctgcatagagatctgcataatacacccaaacacagactataaatacacccgataaaaaattaaatttacacctctgctgcagattttaacccaacactacctgaaagccacttgttgtctaCAAGACCAAAAtttagcagaaaatcattccaattcctatcaaatgagtctttgctatgagggtttcatttttcctctttgctacatgtaatcaattgattcttaatctcgttttccttcctatttgtgctccacttcgccctgattctgctgacaatctgaggttgaatcatctattatcttcaaaacgagttcaaactttgatttcagaaaccagaaaatcgaaaaaaaaaacgaagctggagttacagagagaagaactaacgtcaatgacgaagaacaaaccaatgagaaaggagaagaaaagaacgatcgaaaaatcaggggaagacgcgcgagaagaagaacgatgaaatttggaaagaaggaaaacaaagaaggaaacaaatcttttaaatttggtagttatacaAACGCGAGATCTTTGTATAGCGCGTGTAAGTGACGTAGGAGTTGCAACGCGTTTTAGTGGATTAGGCGTTAATAAACTTGTAATAGTTACAAGCCTTAATCGCTTGTATACTGAGTTTTTCCCAAAAATTAAACTCGCAAATAGAAGAGTAGAATCTAAATTCTACTCGTTGTTGGCCCTACTAATAATTTTAAACTTTCAATTTTTAAGTAGTATAGCTGATTATAAAATAAACATCGTAATTCAGCCTAATAGATTAGGTaagcagaaattaaaaaaaaacagaactACCACAAGTCCACAAGCACTTCCATAATAACTAACACTTAATATCGTCCCCGAAAATAAATTACAGCAATAAAACGAGGCTAAGTTTGATAATCACActaataacaattaacaaatacTATGCAATATAGGTGAAATGTGAAAAAGCATCCTCTTCCACACTCCACCCTGCAGCTACAGCAGTAAACCTAAACAGCGCTAAAATATGCAAACATAATACTTATTATATTAACAAACTTTTTCGTATATTAACTGCATCACTAAATGTTATTGGTCTCCTTCCAAATGGATATACACatgcatgaagatactgtgtgcTTTTGCCTGAAACATATGACATCGTTACATGTTAGgtaatattcaaaatatataaaagtgtTAAAGAgcagaaatatatatttaaataacatAAAACCATATCccatatacatatattattaacACAAGAACAGGTTCACATGATTACAATTGTATATGTaagaatgtatatatataaagcctaaatatataataaataaaagggcCGTGTGATGAACATGCATGTATAAAAAGTGAAAAACATAAACAATATCTTATTCATGACACTAAGACACGCAGCATTTGCAGTAAAATTCATGTTCAGTAAAATTCACCGTTTGCACTAAAATTCACGTTCAgtcataaataattttaattagttgGAATTATGTTCAGTAAAATTCACCATTTGCAATAATGGCAACAGGTAGCACATATTCAGAGTAACAAAAACGCTAACCATATTTTATACGTAAGCTACTGTTTTAGCTAGGAATTAATCAACTAAGCTATGTTTTAACCattaaaaaacaataataaactgTTTGGTGTGTCCAATTTGAAATTTCAACTATAAAGTACATTTTAACATTTTAGCActactatattttgtttcatttacATAGAGCagatattaattttttgatatatcAATATTATGAATATAACAActatatcaataataataaaaactagaAGAAAAGGAAACGGTGCATACCTTCATATTTGAGATCTGATCCTTTTGAATTTGGCCACCTTGATCGCTGTAAATACATAGAGCGTGTCATAGACATCACTCAACAACTTGAAATAAGCATATCTC harbors:
- the LOC112744523 gene encoding 28 kDa ribonucleoprotein, chloroplastic; this translates as MAASTTFSLCFAAASSSSSSCNHNSNPLTPLNQRPRPLGIANRFVSSSVAAPLSSLCFGASASVFSSKARIFTALAAVVDEETAVAERERGLAENDGGSDEEEQWKMPRATEVYVCNLPRSCDTEQLRQMFEPHGTILSAEVCRNADTGESRGCAYVTLSSVASARNAVTALDGSDVGGREMRVRFSVEMNPQRRNLETANASPKRVVYYEAPHKLYVGNLARAVRPEELRHLFSKFGNVASVRLLKDQKQGRTRVYAFLSFLSEKERDAALTLNGAELCGRTLVVRVGIDKGEA